One genomic segment of Brachionichthys hirsutus isolate HB-005 chromosome 13, CSIRO-AGI_Bhir_v1, whole genome shotgun sequence includes these proteins:
- the hycc1 gene encoding hyccin isoform X2: MLAMDQGVVEEWLSEYKTLPDNAVSNYASSLKDKGALVPALYKVIRENYSDLLEPVCHQLFEFYRSGELKLRRFTLQFLPELLWSLLSVSAARDPHTSGCIEALLLGIYNLEIVDKDGQSKVLSFTVPSLSKPSVYHEPSAIGSIALTEGALANHGLSRVVYSGPHLQRENFTAQNRFEVLTFLLLCYNAALGYMTATSLQSLCQLGSRVCICGYPRQQMRRYKGISTRMMVTSEFLVQLVAGIHYSLWNGEVELGSKALDDVLYRAQLELFPEALLVGNAIKSSLHGAALKSNNKEGARSIQVEITPTSSRISRNAVTSLSIRGHRWKRNESQEVSVDSEASLGGVAVPEISVTGVSGERMPNGDSLRSRPDGRAQPDCDPLGSASEVSLDPRVHDSSSRGQEVRRQKSVRRMVENEGSGSTSTGRSQY; the protein is encoded by the exons ATGTTGGCTATGGACCAAGGAGTGGTGGAGGAGTGGTTGTCAGAGTATAAg acacTCCCTGACAATGCCGTGTCCAATTATGCGTCCTCTTTAAAAGACAAAGGCGCTCTGGTCCCGGCTCTCTACAAGGTCATCCGAGAGAACTACAGCGAC TTGCTGGAGCCCGTGTGCCACCAGTTGTTTGAGTTTTACCGAAGCGGTGAGCTGAAGCTGCGGCGCTTCACCCTGCAGTTCCTGCCGGAGCTCCTGTGGAGCCTCCTGTCCGTCAGCGCAGCAAGAGACCCCCACACCTCCGGCTGCATCGAGGCCCTGCTGCTGGGCATTTACAACCTG gaAATCGTTGATAAAGACGGACAAAGTAAAGTATTGTCCTTCACCGTCCCTTCCCTCTCCAAACCCTCGGTGTACCACGAG CCTTCGGCCATCGGTTCCATTGCCCTAACGGAAGGGGCTCTCGCCAACCATGGGCTGAGCAGGGTGGTGTACAGCGGGCCGCACCTCCAGAGAGAGAACTTTACCGCACAAAACAG GTTTGAGGTGctgaccttcctgctgctgtgctACAATGCTGCTCTCGGCTACATGACCGCCACGTCCCTCCAGTCCCTCTGCCAGCTCGGCTCCAG GGTTTGCATATGCGGTTACCCGCGGCAACAGATGCGGCGCTACAAAGGCATTAGCACGCGAATGATGGTCACGTCAGAGTTCCTCGTTCAGCTCGTGGCGGGGATCCACTATTCCTT GTGGAACGGGGAGGTGGAACTGGGATCCAAAGCCCTGGATGACGTCCTGTACCGGGCGCAGCTGGAGTTATTTCCCGAAGCTCTGTTG gtgGGTAACGCCATCAAGTCTTCACTGCACGGTGCTGCTCTGAAGAGCAACAACAAGGAGGGGGCGCGGAGTATCCAGGTGGAGATTACGCCCACCTCCTCCAGGATCTCACGAAACGCTGTCACCTCCCTCTCTATCAGGGGACACCGCTGGAAGAGAAATG AGTCCCAGGAGGTGAGTGTAGACAGTGAGGCTTCGCTGGGGGGTGTGGCCGTCCCTGAGATCAGTGTGACAGGTGTGAGCGGTGAGCGAATGCCTAATGGAGACTCCCTGCGGTCACGCCCTGATGGCCGCGCCCAGCCCGACTGCGACCCATTGGGCTCCGCCTCCGAGGTCAGCTTGGACCCCCGAGTTCATGACTCCAGCTCCCGGGGTCAGGAGGTCAGGAGGCAGAAGTCTGTGAGACGGATGGTGGAGAATGAGGGTTCTGGGTCGACCTCCACAGGGAGGAGCCAGTACTAA